The DNA region CGCTCCGCGCCTCCTCAAGCCTCCCGACAAGTTCGAGATATTCGGGGCCGCTCTTACGGTTAATCTCCTCGTCGATCCCCTGCTGCCGGGTTCGCGCCTCCTCGACCCGGGCCCGCACCGCCTCAATCTCCGCGGTGGTGCGCTCGATCGCCGCCCGGTGATCGCGCATCAGGTCATGGAGGGTGGCGATCTCCTGCTCCTTCTGCCGGACGAGCGCCGCCCCCCGGCAGCGGTTGAGGTGCTCGAGTTCGTCCTGCAGCCGCCGGTACTCAAGCGCCTGCTCGCGCTCGCGCTGAAGCGTATCCAGCCGCGCCGAAACCTCGTTCAGGAGGATCTCTTCACGATCGAGCCGCTCCCGCACCACCTCAAGTTCCGAGAACGCCTGCTCCCGCTTCTGATCGAACTCGGCGACACCCGCAATCTCATCGATGATCTTCCGCCGCTCGGTGTCGCTCATCTCCATGATACGGGTGACATCGCCCTGCATCACGACGTTGTAGCCCTCTGGCTTTATCCCGATCTTTGCCAGGAACTCGATGACGTCGGACTGCTTGCAGGGACGGTTGTTGAGGTAGTTGTAACTGTAGTAGCCCGTCGGCGTCCGCTTTATCCGGCGGCGGATGGTCGTGCCGTCCGAGAAGGTGATCGTCACCTCGGCGGTGTTCTTCCCGGAGTTGACGTTGATGAGATCGGTCAGCTTCTCCGCCCGCAGCCCCCGCGCGCCCGAGAGAGCAAGGACAAAGAGTATGCTATCGATGATGTTGCTCTTACCGGAACCGTTCGGGCCCGAGATGACGGTAAATCCCTCAAAAAAAGGAATTTTAGTCTTTCTGGCGAAAGACTTGAAGTTGTCGATCTCAAGGTGCGTTATGTGCAAGAATGGGGCCCCTTTCACCTGCGATCCAGATCTACGGTGTCATCCTCTTCGGCCTGTATCAGATCGTTGACCGGGCGCTTCCTCTGCTCAACAAAGACCTTCCGGTCAGACGACTTGCCGCCCTTCTTCACAGACTTTGACGGCAAGTCCTTCGTCCCGGTGCTGGCAACGATGTACTCTGATGATGGGCGTTTTGGCTCTGGTTTCAGCGTCCCGTCGTTCTGCATTATCATCTCAAAATCCCTCTCATCGAGGGCCTTTTCCCCCGTAACCTGCCTTGACGGCCGCTTCTCCGCCGGACGTGTCTGGCTCCGGGGTTCAACGGTACGCGGTTCCGCTCTGAGCTCCTGCGCGGGCTTTGCCGCGGCAGGCTGCACGGGCCTCCTCTCCCGGCGCTCATCCGTCTCCCTTGCAAGTTTCATCACCACGGACTTGACGTCCAGGACCTCTTCCGTCAGGCCTTTCACCAGTGCATCGAGCTCGCGCACTTTCCGCTCCAGTTCACGCAGGCGTTCATCGTCCACCCCCGCCACCGGCAACTGCTCCCGTTCCTTCATCATCTGCATCTCCTTCTCGCGCTCCGCAAGTTCCCGCTCAAGAAAATGTATCCTTGCATCCTTCTGCGCCATGATCTCCCTCAAACTAATCCTTGATAATAATTATGTAATAATATTACTATAGTTCTCCTGAATTGAAGAATTATCTCGCGACTTGAAGGCAACATCTGCAGGAAGCCCCCATGGGCCGGGGTCCGGGCGAAACCGATGTCATGTCGTGCCGCAAGACAAAAACCCTGTACAAAAGAAAGAATATTACCTCAACGGAGCAACCCTTTTTCTGCATGTCTAGTCTGGCAAACTTTGATCCAGAGATCGCAGACCTCATCGAGAAAGAGCGCCTGCGTCAGATCAATGGGCTGGAATTGATCGCCTCCGAGAACGTCGTAAGCAAGGCAGTCCTGGAGGCGATGGGTTCTATAATGACCAATAAATACGCCGAGGGTTACCCCGGCAAACGATACTACGGAGGCTGCGAGTTTCACGACGTCGCAGAGAACCTGGCGCGCGACCGGATGTGCCGGGTCTTCGGGGCCGAGCACGCAAACGTCCAGCCTCACTCGGGCAGCCAGGCAAACCAGGCGGTCTACTTTGCCTACCTGGGCTACAAGGACAGGATATTGAGCCAGAGCCTCACCCAGGGCGGCCACCTTTCCCACGGGTCGCCGGTAAATATCACCGGCCGCTGGTACTCCATCTTTCACTACGGCGTGGACCCGGAGACGGAGACGCTTGACTACGCTGCCATTGAGGACCTGGCACGGATGGTCAGGCCGCAGATGATCGTCTGCGGCGCTAGCGCCTACCCGCGCGAGATAGATTTCAGGGCGTTCCAGGAGATCGCCGATACCGTTGGTGCGCGGTGTATGGCCGATATAGCCCACATTGCCGGACTCTGCGCAACCGGCTACCACAACTCCCCGGTAGGTGTCGTCGATATCGTGACGACGACTACTCATAAGACGCTGCGCGGCCCACGCGGTGGTGCAATCATGTGCAGCAAAGAGGATGCGCCGACCATCGACAAGTCCGTCTTCCCGGGGATGCAGGGCGGCCCCCTGATGCACATCATCGCCGCGAAGGCAGTCTGTTTCAAGGAGGCCATGACCCCGGCATACAAAGAATACTGCGGCCAGATCGTCAAGAATTCGCGCGCGATGGCCAGGGTCCTTGCCGAGGAGGGGCTTGATCTGGTCTCCGGCGGCACCGACAACCACCTCATACTCCTCGACCTTACCAGGGTCTCAGCGAATCATGAACACCTCACCGGGCTTGCAGCCGAGACCGCGCTCGGCGAGGCCGGGATCACCGTGAACAAGAACACCATCCCACGCGAACAACTCAGTCCCTTTGTGACTAGCGGACTGCGTATAGGCACACCGGCCGTCACCTCCCGCGGCATGAAAGAGAAGGAGATGGAACAGATCGCCAACTGGATCGCGACGGTGTTAAAGGACATCGCAAGAGACAGGACCTCAAAGAAGGCAATCAATGAGGTGAGAGAAGAGGTCATCGCTCTCGCGAGCAAGTACCCGCTGTACCCTGAAGTAGCATGATACTCGACGGCAAAGCAGTCTCTGAGAAGAGGCTTGAACTCCTTAAGGAGATGATAGAGGAGTCCGGGCTCTACCCGCGCCTGGCAACAGTCATCGTGGGCGAGGACCCGGCATCACAGATGTACGTCCGGATGAAGCACCGGGCGTGCGAACGGGTGGGGATCGGATCGATCAGGATCGACCTCCCGGCGGACGCCTCCACCGAGCGTGTGCTCGAGGTGATCGTGAAACTGAACAACGACCCGGACATCAACGGCATCCTAGTCCAGATGCCGCTCCCGCCCGGTGTGGACACCGGCCGCGTGATAAACGCGGTCGCACCCAATAAGGATGTCGACGGTTTCCACCCCTGTAACATTGGCAGGCTATTCTCTGGAGACCCGCTCTTTGCGCCCTGCACGCCGCAGGGGATCATGACGATCCTGGAGGAGTACCGCATCCCGATCGCAGGAAAGCATGCGGTCGTCATCGGCCGGAGCATCGATGTGGGAAGACCTATGGCCGCCCTGCTCCTGAACGCCGATGCAACCGTCACCATCTGCCACTCAAAGACAGGAGACCTCAAGGAGGAGGCGCGGAGAGCCGATATCCTTGTCAGCGCGGTGGGGAAGGCAAAGTTCGTCGGGCCCGATATGGTGAAGGAGGGGGCGGCGGTCATCGATGTCGGCATAAACCACGACGAAGATGGAAAACTCTGCGGGGATGTCGACTTTGAGGCGGTGAAGGACGTGGCAGGTGCTATAACCCCTGTTCCTGGCGGCGTCGGCCCCATGACCATCGCAACGCTGATGGAGAACACGTTCAAGGCCGCCAGGCTGGAAACATGCAACAGCATAACTGCCTGGTGAACGGCCTGCTGATCGGCGGGGGGGCCCCGGTTCGGTTGATGGGCGTCATAAACTGCAGCCCGGAATCGTTCTACCGTGGCTCCTACACCCCGGTGGAGAGTGTTCATGACCGTGCCCTTGCAATGGTCGAATCCGGCGCCGATATGGTCGACATCGGGGCGCGGAGCACGGCGCCGGGGTCTCGTCCGATCACCCTCGCAGAGGAGGCTGCCCGTATGGACGAAGCGCTCCGGGAACTGGACGGGACGGGGATCACCGTCTCGGTGGATGTCCAGCAGCCCGAGGTGCTCGAGGTCTGCCTCCGCCACGATATCCATGCTGTAAACGATATCACGGGGCTTGCCGGAGAGCAGTTTGCACGGGCTGTCGCCGACTCGGGGCTGCCGGTCTTTGTGATGGCAAGTCTCCGCCGGCCGGGCGATGCCGTGGGACTTGCCGCGACCCTCCAGGCGCTTGAAACGGTCGTCGAACGATGCTCGCGGTTCGGGATCGAGGATTACGTGCTTGACCCGGGTATAGGGCGATGGGTGCCGGAGCGGAGAAGCGAGGATGACTGGGAACTCTGCCGGAACTTTCAGTCGTTCCTGGACTTTGGCCGGCCGGTTCTTGCCGCGGTCTCCCGTAAGACGTTTATCGGGGAACTCCTCGGGAAACCGCCGGAGGACCGGCTCGCGGGCACCCTTGCGCTCACGACGATGCTGGTCGCCGCGGGT from Methanoculleus receptaculi includes:
- a CDS encoding DUF7518 family protein; amino-acid sequence: MAQKDARIHFLERELAEREKEMQMMKEREQLPVAGVDDERLRELERKVRELDALVKGLTEEVLDVKSVVMKLARETDERRERRPVQPAAAKPAQELRAEPRTVEPRSQTRPAEKRPSRQVTGEKALDERDFEMIMQNDGTLKPEPKRPSSEYIVASTGTKDLPSKSVKKGGKSSDRKVFVEQRKRPVNDLIQAEEDDTVDLDRR
- the glyA gene encoding serine hydroxymethyltransferase, translating into MSSLANFDPEIADLIEKERLRQINGLELIASENVVSKAVLEAMGSIMTNKYAEGYPGKRYYGGCEFHDVAENLARDRMCRVFGAEHANVQPHSGSQANQAVYFAYLGYKDRILSQSLTQGGHLSHGSPVNITGRWYSIFHYGVDPETETLDYAAIEDLARMVRPQMIVCGASAYPREIDFRAFQEIADTVGARCMADIAHIAGLCATGYHNSPVGVVDIVTTTTHKTLRGPRGGAIMCSKEDAPTIDKSVFPGMQGGPLMHIIAAKAVCFKEAMTPAYKEYCGQIVKNSRAMARVLAEEGLDLVSGGTDNHLILLDLTRVSANHEHLTGLAAETALGEAGITVNKNTIPREQLSPFVTSGLRIGTPAVTSRGMKEKEMEQIANWIATVLKDIARDRTSKKAINEVREEVIALASKYPLYPEVA
- the folD gene encoding bifunctional methylenetetrahydrofolate dehydrogenase/methenyltetrahydrofolate cyclohydrolase FolD, whose product is MILDGKAVSEKRLELLKEMIEESGLYPRLATVIVGEDPASQMYVRMKHRACERVGIGSIRIDLPADASTERVLEVIVKLNNDPDINGILVQMPLPPGVDTGRVINAVAPNKDVDGFHPCNIGRLFSGDPLFAPCTPQGIMTILEEYRIPIAGKHAVVIGRSIDVGRPMAALLLNADATVTICHSKTGDLKEEARRADILVSAVGKAKFVGPDMVKEGAAVIDVGINHDEDGKLCGDVDFEAVKDVAGAITPVPGGVGPMTIATLMENTFKAARLETCNSITAW
- the folP gene encoding dihydropteroate synthase, yielding MQQHNCLVNGLLIGGGAPVRLMGVINCSPESFYRGSYTPVESVHDRALAMVESGADMVDIGARSTAPGSRPITLAEEAARMDEALRELDGTGITVSVDVQQPEVLEVCLRHDIHAVNDITGLAGEQFARAVADSGLPVFVMASLRRPGDAVGLAATLQALETVVERCSRFGIEDYVLDPGIGRWVPERRSEDDWELCRNFQSFLDFGRPVLAAVSRKTFIGELLGKPPEDRLAGTLALTTMLVAAGAAVVRGHDVPETADILRVYAKMRQIG